The genomic segment GCGTGTATACCGAACTCGAATGAAACCCTTTTAAGATCATAATGAATACAATGATATTGACATAATCTTGTCTTACATCTTGTCGCAACGAAAAATGAACAATATACATTCTTCTTTACAAAGGTCGCATACAACCAACTCTTAaagatttgaaaatataaattcattgGCCTTTTTTGACCACATATGACCACTCTAGGCGATCTTCAtagttaataattattcatTCATATAGAAAATCACATCTTATCCAAACTAGACATTTTTCCCCTTTTATCTAATGCTGAATGGACGACCTATGCCTTAATGTATaagtaagaaaaatattttgtatttgaacTGAAGAAAAAAAAGTCCCTGCTTTCACTATTTTCTAGAGAAAAAAAGAGGAGAGACCCTTGACACGGTTCTGACGCTCTCTCCAAGatagatattttattttcaaattttatagagaaattgattattctagtctatttcaaattcataatttcaaaaatggcCTTCTTTATTACACATTTTGCATtatgtcttatttaattaaaaaaaaatcctaaaatacCATTTTTCTATGAACACACATAATTCATTTTCGTGATTCATTTGTTTAATTATCTATTATTTCTCTTTAAGAGTTGATTTAACATTTGttctgttttatttaatttataatatattaatttttttaatactacTTACTTAtatcaataaatatattttaataaaattatgaattgtTAGTTTGAATTAGAGCATACGAAACCACCAaggttataatattttaattacaattGTTGCAcatctaaaataatataatcaaaatcaCCAATCACCATGGTTATAAAACATGATAATTACATCAATGTGAGTTTAtacaaatataaacaaaaaatctGATGGTCTCAATTAAGTCTCTACTTTATTCCATGCTAAGAGTTTATGAGTATGCACAAacaaatattcaaaaaaataaaatgcataaaaatgaaaCTCGACAAAATAATTATCTCAAATTATCATCACTTTATGTCCAAATGCACGGAATTCATAAGATTATTCGAGAAATTGCGAAAATCAAATATAGAGTTTGAGATAAAGAAATTGATGGTGAACATAGTTTAAATGATAGGGGATATCTAtgtaatttgatatgataaaagactattttgataaattaatttaactGAAGACTAAAATTGATTATAGTAATTGTGTGAAgtctatttaaaaaaatctccaaattttgtATCATATCGGCTCGTGTCAATCAagataatatttttcaatatcttCGGGTTTTCAACCTCACAACATAATTTATtatctttaaaattattaaataaaatttttaaagaaaataaattaaaaaataaaatcaatcagaaataatatatataattggaAAGTGAGAGCTGAGTTGGACTCGAAGCATAAAGGTGTcgtcctttttttttttaattttttaatgcaAATGTGTAGAATCAGAAGATGATCAAGTAGGCTTGTTGAAATCCAATAGAAAGATCGCCCACTGTCCACATAACAAATTTGTGGCTGCAAACTCATTCCCCATGCTTGCGTGGCACCCAACCCAACTTTCTCTCTCCTCCCCTCCCAATTTGTGTACACATtacaaaaatcaagaaaaaggtTGACCTGAAAACTCCAAACTTGTAGAGAAACTGAAGTTCTAGAGAGACGCGTACCCGTTAGTGTTCAGACAgggttttctttctttctcaACAGGAGCGAGAACTGATGTTGGAAGTGATGAAAAAAGACCCTGAAATCAAGCTTTTTGGGAAGACCATTTGTTTGCCTCCCGACATGATTGGTTCTGATTTTACAGAACCTGATGTTCTTGACCAGAAACAGGGCTTTTCGGCGACATCAAATTCACAAGACAGCGAAGTATGTGATTTACTGCGTAAAAGTGTGCTGCATTTGTTGGCAAATATGTGTGTTTTTAGTGTTTGTGGTGAAATCTTGATATTTATGCTTTTTTAAGAGGAACCCTTTTCTTAGTATTGGCAAATTATGGTGGGTTGATTTCGGGTTAGATATCTGAATCTGGGTATTGAGTTTGGTTTTGTGGTATTCTAGTGAAGATCGGCGAGTCTCCTTTTCGACATAAACTTAATGAATATCTCTTGGGAAGAGAACTTACTGCTTTCGATTTTTGGAAGATTGTTTTTTTCCCCCTCTGGATCTTGTCTGTTCTGAGTCATATATATGATCGAATCTTCTGTCAAATCCAATCATACCTTAGTAAATCGTTTGTTTCTTGGAAGAAGACgatgaaagaaagaaaatgggaaTCCAGCTTCTGCAGTTAGATGTGCTTATTACACATAAAAACTAACAATCTTAAAGGGAACCATTTTAGTTTAAACATAGGTAGCTAGCTTGTCTCGATCTTTTTAAATCATGGAAACTTGGTGCCTCTCGGGTCTTGTCATTCATATATACCTGTAAACCACGATTCTTATGTAGATGCCTTTTCTGTGAATAGGATGTCTCAGAAGGAAAATTAACCAGGAGTAAACAAGAGGGGGATTCAAACAATCCAACTAAAGTAGCTTTTGTAGAGACAGACAAAGACTCAATATCCCCGAAAACTCCCAAGAAAATTGAACCAAGTGGGAGTAACGTCTCTCAAGAAAAGACCCTGAGTAAGCCTGATAAAGTACTTCCGTGCCCCCGGTGTAATAGCATGGAGACGAAGTTTTGTTACTACAACAACTACAATGTTGGCCAACCTCGACATTTTTGCAAGAAATGTCAGCGATATTGGACTGCTGGAGGAACAATGAGGAACGTGCCGGTGGGTTCAGGTAGACGCAAAACTAAAAATGCTTCTATTGCTAATTATTGTCATATCATGGTCTCAGATGCCCTCCAAAATGGGGTGCAGTTCCCTTCTTTGAAACCGAATGGTATCTTCGTCTTTGGATCGGACAGACCGTTTACTGAATCTGTTCCCTCGTTTGTGAATCCTGCGGAAAGGTCTCAAAATTGTGGCGGAAGTGAGTTTTTCTGTCAGTCAAGTGGATCTTCTTGTACAACATCTAATTCGATGGTGAAGGGAAGTGATACTGACATTCAGGAACCGTGTTTTGCTCAGATCTCTTGGCAGGGTCCGTTGAACTCTCCACAATGGATTCAAAACTCAACGGCTGCATCCGTCCCTCCTTGTTTTCCAGTAACTTTTTACCCAGCTCCACCATATTTTGGCTGCACCTTACCAAGTTCTTGGAACGTGCCATTAGTTTACCCTCCACCTTCTTCTGGCTACTCCGGAATTAGCACAAGCTCGAGCATTTCAACTCTGGGGAAGCGTTCAAGAGATGGGACAGTTCTTAAACCATCGAACTTGGAAACCAAGGAGTTTTCAGAGAGAAAAACCGCAGATACACGTGTGCTGATTCCCAAGACCCTGAGGATTGATGATCCAAACGAAGCTGCAAAAAGCTCTATATGGTCAACACCGGGCATCAAGAATCTAAAACTCGATTCAACCAACAGGGAGAGTTTATTTAAGTCCTTTCAGTCAAACGGGGACAGTAACCGTAATATAAATAATTCGGCCCTGGTGTTGCAATCAAATCCTGCTGCCTTGTTGCGATCGTTGAACTTCCGCGAGAGTGCCAAATGCGACTAATTTAAATTTCTACAACGTCAGCACCAGAAGGATATTGGAAATCTGCACCTTTCTGGGCCAGAAAACGTGTTGGTTTCACCACTTTAACAACAATGGACTCTTATTAGTAGACTATGGGATTAACCGAGCTGGTAACGAGCTGCTTCTGCTGTCAACTTCTTGCACATTTTGTTCCTACTGTACAAGTGATATGTCACTTTATGTaaatctgttttttttttctttttcgcaattttgtattttggtgtgTATTTGTACATAATAGTGATATTATAGATTAAAATCGGTAGAGTTGTGCTAAGTAAGAAATTTGGTTGACATGATCTGtttcatatgtaaataatgTTCAACCTTTTCTTGTTGTTGTTGAATAGACCAGAATGacgttttaaatattttgaaatcttTTGTATCACATCCTCGGTTTCATGATATGATGTCGGGGAACATATAGATAACATAACGCACTGCAGAGGCACTCTCAGAGCCTGCTTTCATATATTATTGAAGCTTTTATGAGTACTGAATATGGAATTATGAAGAGTGAAGACGTCAAGTTGCAAAAATCTGATTTTGGTCCCTATTTTCGGAATTGAAACAACCCTTTCTTTTCCATCCAAAATTTCCTAGAGTTTTTTCCTACGTTTTTCTCACACTATTTATAAAAGTTAAaccctcgatttttttttaaatataatttttaaagcaCCTCGTGATCATCAAAGTATGCATATCACATTTTTCTTTACTATGTCGTACtatttcaatttaaaaattaaaaaaaaatagcaaaTTTCAGTTAAAACATCATTCTTTAATATTTCTACTGAACAATTAGGTTGCGTTTGgttgcatgataaaataaactaatgattaatatgtaaat from the Primulina tabacum isolate GXHZ01 chromosome 8, ASM2559414v2, whole genome shotgun sequence genome contains:
- the LOC142552626 gene encoding cyclic dof factor 1-like; the encoded protein is MLEVMKKDPEIKLFGKTICLPPDMIGSDFTEPDVLDQKQGFSATSNSQDSEDVSEGKLTRSKQEGDSNNPTKVAFVETDKDSISPKTPKKIEPSGSNVSQEKTLSKPDKVLPCPRCNSMETKFCYYNNYNVGQPRHFCKKCQRYWTAGGTMRNVPVGSGRRKTKNASIANYCHIMVSDALQNGVQFPSLKPNGIFVFGSDRPFTESVPSFVNPAERSQNCGGSEFFCQSSGSSCTTSNSMVKGSDTDIQEPCFAQISWQGPLNSPQWIQNSTAASVPPCFPVTFYPAPPYFGCTLPSSWNVPLVYPPPSSGYSGISTSSSISTLGKRSRDGTVLKPSNLETKEFSERKTADTRVLIPKTLRIDDPNEAAKSSIWSTPGIKNLKLDSTNRESLFKSFQSNGDSNRNINNSALVLQSNPAALLRSLNFRESAKCD